In the genome of Paenibacillus sp. FSL R5-0766, one region contains:
- a CDS encoding carbohydrate ABC transporter permease: MYHKSLPYRVFNIVNTCFLILIAIMCIIPMVHVLAVSFSTKAAADANLVNLWPVGFSLEAYKKTMNNPIFLNSLWISLLRTVIGTAITLLITFLAAYPLSKENSEFKGRTIYSWIFVFSMIFNGGLVPFYMVIQKIGLMDSFWVLVLPGAVNTFLVILMLNFFRGIPKELEEAALMDGANHFRTLFRIFLPISMPSIATIALFSMVFHWNSWFDGLLYMNNAKDYPLATFMQTVIIGRDMSSMSMNPKEMEALSQTTVRAAQIFIGSAPILIVYPFLQRFFVKGMTLGSVKG; encoded by the coding sequence ATGTATCATAAATCATTGCCTTATCGCGTGTTTAATATAGTCAATACCTGCTTTCTGATTTTGATCGCCATTATGTGTATCATACCGATGGTTCATGTACTGGCTGTATCCTTTAGTACGAAGGCAGCTGCCGACGCCAATCTGGTCAATCTCTGGCCCGTAGGATTTTCACTTGAGGCTTACAAAAAAACGATGAACAATCCAATTTTCTTGAACTCGCTCTGGATTTCACTTCTACGTACAGTGATTGGTACAGCTATTACCTTGCTGATTACGTTCCTGGCAGCGTATCCGTTGTCCAAAGAGAATAGTGAATTCAAAGGCAGAACGATCTACTCCTGGATTTTTGTATTCAGTATGATTTTCAACGGGGGACTGGTGCCGTTCTACATGGTTATCCAGAAGATCGGGTTGATGGATTCCTTCTGGGTACTGGTACTCCCAGGAGCAGTTAACACATTCCTTGTCATTCTGATGCTGAACTTCTTCCGCGGTATTCCAAAAGAGCTGGAGGAAGCGGCGCTCATGGATGGAGCTAACCATTTCAGAACATTGTTCAGGATCTTCCTTCCCATCTCGATGCCGTCCATTGCAACAATTGCATTGTTCAGTATGGTGTTCCACTGGAATTCCTGGTTTGATGGGTTGCTCTACATGAATAACGCCAAGGATTACCCACTTGCTACATTTATGCAAACGGTCATTATTGGACGTGATATGAGTAGCATGAGCATGAATCCAAAAGAAATGGAAGCTCTCTCTCAAACGACGGTAAGGGCTGCTCAGATCTTCATCGGAAGTGCACCGATCTTGATTGTGTATCCTTTCCTGCAACGTTTCTTTGTTAAAGGTATGACGTTGGGCTCAGTTAAAGGCTGA
- a CDS encoding beta-galactosidase yields MTYKFPPVSSKAPHMLHGADYNPEQWLRYPEVLEEDIRLMKLAKCNVMSIGIFSWVSLEPEEGVYTFEWLDQVLDRFAANGIYAFLATPSGARPAWMSAKYPEVLRVSEKRVRNLHGFRHNHCYTSPVYREKVTAINTKLAERYSDHPAVIGWHISNEFGGDCHCDYCQEAFRGWVQKKYKTLDELNHSWWTTFWSHTVTDWSQVESPAPHGETQVHAMNLDWRRFVTDQTADFIVHETKPLKAQNPDLPVTTNLMEFYGGLNYWKFADILDFLSWDSYPTWHDADDDAKQASRIAMMHDIVRSIKGGRPFLLMESTPSSTNWQDVSKLKKPGMHLLSSLQAVAHGSDSVQYFQWRKSRGSSEKLHGAVVDHVGTEHTRVFQDVTDVGTALEGMEAIVGTAVPAEVAIIFDWENRWAVNDSQGPRNIGVKYEQTVEEHYEAFWKKGVAVDVIDMDADLSKYKLLIAPMLYLVREGVGERIEKFVEQGGTFVATYWSGIVNENDLCFLGGFPGPLRKTLGIWSEEIDGLHDRDLNGIIPEKGNELHLNTAYDAIELCDLIHLEGAKSLATYRSDFYAGRPALTVNQLGSGKAYYVATRLKAPFYDDFYAKLIADLNIERGLETELPAGTTAHTRTDGTADYVFVQNYTPDEKLVELDGQSYTDLLSGDAVEASLSLKPYDICVLRRPAARK; encoded by the coding sequence ATGACATACAAATTTCCACCTGTAAGTTCCAAAGCCCCGCACATGTTGCATGGCGCAGACTATAACCCGGAGCAATGGCTCCGCTATCCTGAAGTTCTGGAAGAAGATATTCGCTTGATGAAGCTTGCCAAGTGTAACGTGATGTCCATTGGTATCTTCTCATGGGTATCCCTTGAGCCAGAAGAGGGCGTATACACGTTTGAATGGCTGGATCAGGTGTTGGATCGTTTTGCAGCAAACGGTATCTATGCATTCCTCGCTACACCAAGTGGTGCCAGACCTGCCTGGATGTCCGCGAAGTACCCGGAAGTGCTCCGCGTATCCGAGAAGCGTGTCCGCAATCTGCATGGTTTCCGTCACAACCATTGTTATACTTCCCCGGTATACCGTGAGAAGGTTACTGCGATCAACACAAAACTGGCAGAACGTTATTCGGATCATCCGGCTGTAATTGGCTGGCATATCTCGAACGAGTTCGGCGGAGACTGTCATTGTGATTATTGTCAGGAAGCATTCCGTGGTTGGGTTCAGAAGAAGTATAAAACACTCGATGAACTGAATCATTCGTGGTGGACCACATTCTGGAGCCATACGGTTACAGACTGGAGTCAAGTGGAATCTCCGGCTCCACACGGTGAGACACAGGTACACGCAATGAATCTGGATTGGCGCCGTTTTGTTACGGATCAGACAGCTGATTTTATCGTGCATGAAACAAAACCATTGAAAGCTCAGAATCCTGATCTGCCAGTCACAACCAACCTGATGGAATTCTATGGGGGTCTGAACTATTGGAAGTTCGCCGATATTCTGGATTTCCTCTCTTGGGACAGTTATCCGACTTGGCATGATGCAGATGACGACGCGAAACAGGCATCCCGGATCGCCATGATGCATGATATCGTTCGTTCCATCAAAGGCGGTCGGCCGTTCTTGCTGATGGAGAGTACTCCAAGTTCTACGAATTGGCAAGATGTCAGCAAGTTGAAAAAACCTGGCATGCATCTGCTCTCTTCTCTCCAGGCTGTGGCACACGGTTCCGATAGTGTACAGTACTTCCAGTGGAGAAAAAGCCGGGGGTCCAGTGAGAAACTTCATGGTGCGGTGGTAGACCACGTAGGAACGGAACACACTCGAGTGTTCCAAGATGTCACCGACGTAGGAACGGCTCTTGAAGGCATGGAAGCTATTGTAGGAACAGCGGTTCCGGCAGAAGTTGCAATCATATTTGATTGGGAAAACCGCTGGGCCGTTAATGATTCCCAGGGTCCGCGTAATATCGGTGTGAAGTATGAGCAGACGGTGGAAGAGCATTATGAAGCGTTTTGGAAAAAGGGAGTCGCTGTAGACGTTATTGATATGGATGCAGATCTGTCCAAGTATAAGTTGCTGATTGCGCCAATGCTCTATCTGGTACGTGAAGGTGTTGGGGAACGCATTGAGAAGTTTGTAGAACAAGGTGGTACGTTTGTAGCAACTTACTGGTCTGGTATTGTTAACGAAAACGATCTGTGTTTCCTGGGTGGATTCCCGGGCCCACTTCGTAAGACACTTGGCATCTGGTCCGAGGAAATTGACGGATTGCATGACCGTGATCTGAACGGAATCATTCCGGAGAAGGGCAATGAGCTTCACCTCAATACAGCGTATGATGCAATTGAACTGTGTGATCTGATTCATCTGGAAGGCGCGAAGTCACTGGCTACGTACCGTTCTGACTTTTATGCCGGACGTCCGGCATTGACGGTTAACCAGTTGGGTTCAGGAAAAGCATATTACGTAGCGACACGTCTGAAAGCGCCATTCTATGATGATTTCTATGCGAAACTAATCGCTGACCTGAACATTGAGCGTGGACTTGAAACCGAGCTGCCTGCCGGAACAACGGCACATACACGTACAGATGGTACAGCAGATTATGTGTTTGTACAGAACTACACACCAGATGAGAAGCTGGTTGAACTAGATGGACAGTCCTATACCGATCTGCTCAGTGGTGATGCTGTGGAAGCAAGTCTCAGCTTGAAGCCATATGACATTTGTGTTCTGCGCAGACCGGCTGCCCGGAAATAA
- a CDS encoding arabinogalactan endo-1,4-beta-galactosidase — MSNLTEKTFILGMDVSFMDEIEQHGGSYSDVDGKEQDLLSILKINDANAIRLRIWNDPVGGFCNLERTVEIAKRIKEQGLKFLLDFHYSDRWADPANQWKPKAWENLSYEELQRAVCMYTADVLRTLKEHDALPDMVQVGNEITPGMLWNEGRVGGEEHDTDEQWERFAGLVKYGIAAVKSVDADIQIMIHIDRGGDNAESRKFYDRFEALGVEFDIIGLSYYPWWHGTLDALRDNLHDLAERYGKPINVVETAYPWTLEQPEGIEWILNQEDMLLPGYPASVEGQTKYLKDLLQIIREVPGGLGHGFYYWEPAWIPSKEEWSVGHPNNWGNLTMFDFKGRKLESFTALATVEESDVVTYV, encoded by the coding sequence GTGAGCAACTTGACGGAAAAGACATTCATTCTGGGAATGGATGTGTCCTTTATGGATGAAATCGAACAGCATGGCGGGAGTTATAGTGATGTGGATGGCAAGGAACAAGACTTGCTGTCCATCCTGAAGATTAATGACGCTAACGCGATACGACTTCGAATCTGGAATGATCCTGTTGGTGGATTCTGCAATCTGGAACGGACGGTGGAGATAGCCAAACGGATCAAGGAACAGGGATTGAAATTTTTGCTTGATTTCCATTATTCTGATCGCTGGGCTGATCCCGCCAATCAATGGAAGCCGAAAGCATGGGAGAATCTGTCTTATGAAGAACTTCAACGTGCGGTATGCATGTATACGGCTGACGTTCTGAGAACGTTGAAGGAACACGATGCGCTTCCGGACATGGTGCAGGTGGGCAACGAGATTACACCAGGCATGTTATGGAATGAGGGACGTGTTGGTGGAGAAGAGCATGATACGGATGAACAGTGGGAGCGTTTTGCAGGCCTTGTGAAGTACGGAATTGCTGCGGTCAAATCCGTTGACGCGGATATTCAGATTATGATACATATTGATCGTGGTGGAGATAACGCCGAGAGCCGCAAGTTTTACGATCGATTTGAAGCACTGGGTGTGGAGTTCGATATCATTGGTCTCTCGTATTATCCTTGGTGGCATGGCACACTTGATGCGTTACGTGACAATCTGCATGATCTGGCTGAGCGTTATGGCAAACCGATCAATGTAGTTGAAACCGCTTATCCATGGACGCTGGAGCAGCCGGAAGGCATTGAATGGATTTTGAATCAGGAAGATATGTTGTTACCGGGATACCCTGCAAGTGTAGAGGGACAGACCAAATATCTGAAGGATCTATTGCAGATTATTCGCGAAGTTCCTGGTGGTTTGGGGCACGGATTCTATTATTGGGAACCTGCCTGGATACCAAGTAAAGAAGAATGGTCCGTCGGTCATCCGAATAACTGGGGCAACCTCACCATGTTTGATTTTAAAGGTCGCAAGTTGGAATCGTTTACAGCACTCGCTACTGTTGAAGAATCAGATGTTGTGACATACGTGTAA
- a CDS encoding ABC transporter permease subunit, with the protein MRTLKRTWPFHVMLLPAIIFLIIFSYVPMGGIIMAFQNYKPWLGISGSEWVGLDNFRYLFEREDSLQVIWNTLIIAVLKLIFNLFVPFVFAILLNEVRKMAIQRTIQTLVYLPHFLSWVILGGILIDLLSTGGLVNRVLGTFGLGPYFFLGDNSWFRSTVILTDVWKEFGYNMIVFLAALAGINPALYEAAEIDGAGRWKQTLHITIPSLVPMLMVVGTLALGNVLNAGFDQIFNLYNPLVYQTGDIIDTFVYRSAMQNGEMGFATAIGLFKSVISMILILVSYSLAKKYAGYRIF; encoded by the coding sequence ATGAGAACTTTGAAACGCACTTGGCCATTCCACGTTATGCTGTTGCCAGCCATTATCTTTCTGATCATCTTCAGTTATGTGCCTATGGGCGGGATCATTATGGCATTCCAGAACTACAAGCCATGGCTTGGGATTAGCGGTTCTGAATGGGTTGGGCTGGACAACTTTAGATATCTGTTTGAACGTGAAGACAGCTTACAGGTCATCTGGAACACATTGATTATTGCTGTACTTAAACTGATTTTTAATTTATTTGTCCCATTTGTTTTTGCCATTCTTTTGAATGAGGTTCGCAAGATGGCTATACAGCGAACGATTCAAACACTTGTCTATTTACCTCACTTCTTGTCCTGGGTCATTCTGGGCGGGATTTTGATAGATCTGTTGTCAACAGGCGGCTTAGTTAACCGGGTTCTGGGAACCTTTGGACTCGGGCCATATTTCTTTCTAGGAGACAACAGTTGGTTCCGATCTACGGTCATTCTGACAGATGTGTGGAAAGAATTTGGCTATAACATGATTGTCTTTCTGGCTGCCCTTGCCGGAATTAATCCAGCATTGTACGAAGCAGCGGAAATTGACGGAGCAGGACGCTGGAAACAGACACTGCACATTACAATCCCTTCGCTTGTGCCGATGCTGATGGTTGTAGGAACACTGGCACTTGGTAACGTACTGAATGCCGGATTTGACCAGATATTCAACTTGTATAACCCGCTCGTATATCAAACGGGTGACATCATTGATACATTCGTATATCGTTCCGCAATGCAGAATGGTGAGATGGGCTTTGCAACCGCGATCGGATTGTTCAAATCGGTCATTAGTATGATCTTGATTCTTGTATCGTACAGCTTAGCCAAAAAATACGCTGGATATCGCATATTCTAA